GGGCCGTCCTATAACAGCCTAACCCTACCCATCATAAACGAAAATGAAGTCGAAGCTCAATTGTATGGTCTAGATTTTCTAGAACTAGGAAGGCACAGTTTAATTGGCGAAATTAaggtattataatattaaggTTGTGAGTGCGAACTTCATTAATATGTGGGatgttattctattttaatagtaggtGTAAATTGTATGGAACGCGAAAAGAATGCTGAAAATAGCCTAAAAATCGAGAGAGAATGAGTGTGACAGCTTGTGTTTTCAAAATGACTGCATAATACTTCAATTTATAAGCACCCCTAGAGTAAGATCGAAAGATGGTTGGGGTGGATGCGTGCCTTTGCATAGCCTGTTGGGCACATCTAGTGAGGGTCTACTACCTTATTCTTGGactttaaaaaagaatatatcatTACTATTGAACGATTCATAATATAtcaatgtattatatttaattatttatttaagtatttgTTTCTGTCGGGTATTAATTCTAATCGAATTTGATAGGAGATATAGATGGACACCAAATTTTCTGGCATGCTATTGGCCTATCCTCTCCAACGGGCACATGCATACTGGCTTATAAACATATTCGTTTAGTCCTAATACCAGAAATTTTGTTGATTAGTTTACACACATATAAACAAAGATGGTTTCCAAACTCTTGGCCCAGAAAACGATTTTACATGAATTGAGTGTATCGGATAGTATGTTGacctaatttttaaatagtaaatcatgaaaatttaatttggaaaaCAATGACGAtcaattagtattatttttttcctgcCCTTCTCCTTGCACTTTTCCTTCAtctttaatttctcttttcctttcatttgAATCAAACGAGCCCTTAGATTGATTCTAATAATCAACCTTATTCTAAATGATCATATAAAGTCGAATAAATTTACTTTGATTTACGATAATTGATGTCAAGAACATAGTAAAACATGATCAAGCAGATCAATCGTTCCTGCACAGTTTGGTGAGGTGACTTTGGCTCACGAAGAGTCCATGGAAGCCAGCGGGCACTCTTCGGGGTAAATTAACTGCAGCAACAATTTGTAGCGTAGGGGACTTGGCGTCCATTACCAAGAACTTGGATACTTGAGTCATCTCGTCATGTACATATGTAACCAGGAAACCGTCGTCCTCGTCTGTAGCCGGATCATTTGGCACGAAGAAAGGTTCGCCGCCGATGCACCCTGGCTCGTGCATGCGGCTGCCGACTACACAGTCCTCGCAATCTTTTGAAGATAGTGATAAATCTAACTTCACCACCTCCATTCCCATCCTTGGCGTTATTACTACAGCATAGGCATACCTATATATGTGtgaaattagataaaaatgctTTAGTAGTGTAAATTAGGATGAATTCTTTTTAGATTTGAcctaattacaaatactttttcgttatttgataaattaccaGTAACTTTTGATGTTCAGCGGTCTGTAAATGTCCGATTTCCTTGCTGGatcttcttttattctttctttgttaattttttttttttgaaaaattgtaaagaaaaaCTGACAAGGTGAAATTTTATTCTTGCTCGTCTAatctaaaatattagaaaattaaaaataaataagttaaattatttcagTGCCCACAATAGCATTTGGAACGGTTCATcgcaaaaatatattgaactaaaccgaatataaactaaaagaaTGAGATAGTTGGTGGACGAATATTAAAATCAggagtattgataatttttggaataatcagagatatttgtaattaattatatcaaattttaagaaaatttgttcTAATTTGCGATAGTACATTTTATATGGCTTAATTTCTTGTATACACTTAATATGTACGTAGCAAAACAAGTTTGCTTTctgaacaaaataaaatttgataagttgaaagttttcttgaattaattctgttaaaaattcaatgaaataaATAGATGAAGTAGGATTATCACCTATTCTTCTTTCCGGCATAAACTGGATTTATGACTCCGAAGTCAAGTGATTTGATGGACAAGGGATGCCTCATGACCAGCTTCTTGGCCTTGACACTTATTTTCAGTTTCTCCAACTTCGACTGCGCCAAATCCAGACGCCCCAAGTCCAGTTCAAGTGATGAAAGATTAGAGGCCACCACCACTAAGGTCTCACCATCGTCTTCTTCCCACGCATTCACTGCGTGTAACATGTTGAATCCGGGCACATCAATCCACCACATTCCACTCTCATCTTTAGCGTATCGGTCGATAACGCCCAGCCTCGGCACTTTAACAGGATCAAATCTCATTGGGGATCGTCCTCTCAAAATCTCCACAGGGCTTATGACCATCTGCCCATCATTGAATATggcataattttttgtcacGGCAAAGTCATGGATCATTGCTGTAGACTTCATGGAGAAGATGGGCACATCTGCTCTTTTCCTTCCATCAGAACCAATTCTGAAAAATGTCAAGAATGGAGGAACCAGGTGGAATCTGAAAGCAAGCGTTTCGCCAGTGTCTGGATCGACTTTTGGGTGGGCAGTCATCCTCATGAAGGGCTCGCTACTGTCAAAATCATGGCGGCCAATAGTTCTGATATCTCCATTTGATGTCACTTTTATCTCGTAGGGGAGATCAGACTCACCTAGAGCATATAATTTTCCGCTGATGAGGGCCACACTAGTGTTTGCCGTGCCAATGCCGTTAATTACAGGATCGAACTGTCCAGTGAGTACCCGGGCAACATTTAGCCCCATTCGTGCCATTGACGCCACGAGACCATTGAAGGAGGAGAAAATACTTGGGAAGAAGGGATGGCCGAGATCACACTCAACCATGTATTTGTAAGTCTTGACATAGCGACTACAAAACGTGGCTTTCCCTCGAGAGATCTTGATCATGTGAAGCATCCCATCACCGTCGAAGAGGTGGTATGGGCCACGGGGGATGAACTGAGGATTGGGGCCATTGCGCAGGTATACTCCATCCAGGCAACTCGGAAGGGAGCCTTCCACCACCTCACAGGGAGTCGGAGGAAGTTCATCCACCGGAGCAAAGTTGCCGAAAAGTACATGTTGGGGATCAATGGATGGACGAAGGGGTAAGTCAAGGTGGTTGCATATAAAATCATCGACTGACCTGAACATATTCGCAAGTAACGATTGCTTTTCCGTCTTGTTCTTCGAAATTGGGTGCATGTGCATAGTCTTGAACTTAATTCTTTCAGCAGAATTTGATATAAGCTTCATTAAAGACTCGTAAAATTTGGTGAAGGAATAAATGGCAATGATTTTCGTTTGAGGGTTCTTCGCAATCCCGACAGCTGATGAAACGTTGCAATCAGGAAATCTGGGAAGGAAGGAGGAAGACAGGGCCTCCATCTTAATTAAGAGGTTGCAAAGAGGAAGGGAAGACGTTACTCTGTCTGTAAAAATAAGCTTCCAATGTTTCCGCATACGCAATTTTATAAGGTCTTGTACGGGGAAACTTGCGACTTGTGTCCTATACGTATACGGATGGTATTTCCAatccttttaaatttgatattgataattatggacaataattaaaaaaacaaaaaaattacacatttaggacaaattttgtgaaaattatatcattacCTGGTAAATAACTTGATTTgaggatttaatttttttttctttttccttttaatagAAACGGtggttacataattaaaagtacGTCGATTCaatccataaaattaaattaaaataaattgatatattacaataaatcatattaaatgagacatattatttataaaaatactcaCATTCTACCAAatcatcaacaaaaaatagttgaaTGTTTAAATCAACGACAAGCTAGTTGCCAATATAAtagctttttttttcctcactaaatttatcatttacataaattagCGACCGATTCCACCATTCtgcaagaatttttttattgtcgCTAATgacattatttctttatagtgaaaatatatttcaattttattgtattcaaGGCAAAATTACCTTTAATCCTTTAAAAAAGGTAGGTTGGTGAGTGTGATCTTGTATACTAGTTAATACCTGCGATAACGCACGTGAGAATAGTATTCTTCAAAAagtatgtaaataaaattacaaatgatttacttttaattagataataaataatttaaaagttaaaataattaataaatataaaaataaaaaagtaggttaataaaaatgaattttaattattttactaactATTTATCTACAAAGCCGAGTGAACCTTTTGGATAAACATAAACAATATAGTAaacttgtttaaatttaatctaaatGAACGATCATTTTTTAAGTGGCAAAATAAACTTCAAAGAAACTACATAAATATAACTACCAAAGTAATTAGCAGaattatgtttaaaatatatgaaaataaaaaaaaatatataagtaattcaaacatccaaataaaataaatcattcaaaatttaaaattaaaataagcaataaatataaaaatattatttaaggtCAAATGAGTTTTACTAACAATTGATCTAaacaaacttataaatattttgtataaaaacaaataattctaTACTTAtctaaattagaaaaaatataaaaaatattttcttacataACAAAATCAGCCCATAAATAACGCTTTCTTaaataacttttataattattttttattatatatagactaTACCAATGCCAGTTTgtgtttattatattaaaaataattttagatattcGGACCAAATTTTGCCGGAAATTGGGTGGAGCAAATGGGAAATTGGGATTCCAACAAATCAGggagaaaatttataaaaagaaacttaCGGGGAAACTACATTAGCCCATTTCGACGTAATTTGCCATCTCTGTCCTGCTTCTACAATTCCTCTACGTAAATATTTCTCCaccgtctctctctctctctctctctctctctctctctctctctctctctctctctccctgtTTTGTCCGATTCCACCAAAAAGTTATGagtgaagaaggaaaaatacGACAAATGTCATATGTGAGTATTTTTGCAAATTGCTTCGGTGTTATTAGAGCTTTATTGAGAACATCATGAGTATATGACAATCTCGCAACAACATTTTATTCCTTGCCTCAATTATAAGGTATGGATCAAAAGCAATTTACACCGGGAGTATGTGAAATGAGCAACTAAATTCTTGTACTGTaagaattagtaaattattctttatgtttcaaaaaataaagcaaattaccccttatcGATGATTTAGATAaggacaattttatccctatgcaacttttgaaaggcagttttagtccatatgcactcataggggtaaaattgtccgaaaatctgccagaggactaaaagtaaccaatttcgtaagttactgaacctaaacaaaaatggacataattatcgaactaaaattaaaattaggcatacttagcaaactaaaataatactttttccatttattattttacgaAAAGGGTGGAGGCTGAACGTGGATCATAGAAGGGGAAGTCCTGAAATTCATATGGAAAAACATAATATCTCTTTGGTCTCCCTTGAAAAGTTATTTCAAACAACAGTCATTAATTCCAAGGTCATAGAATTTAGGGTTGGTGCAAAGCTTTACATATCGAGTAGAGATTCATTTCAATGGCTCATCCTCAGGTTAACGGACAGGTGAAAgtcattaatcatatattattagaaGAAATCAAGAGAAGGCTAAAGTGAGTTCGGGGAAACTGGACCGAAAAATTAACAAGTGTTTTCTGGCCCCATCGGACCACACCAAGAATTATGGGGGAAAACCCCTTCACATTGGTGTATAGGACAGAAGCTGTCGTCCCAATTGAGAATTCACATTCTCAATGTGTAATGTATTACTCGGAGGAAGAGGAAAACATAGATCTCATCAAAGAGTTTCGAGAAAAGGCCTTCCTTCAAACGCAAcgatacaaaaatataatgagaaaCATTCATAACAAGCAGGTAAAGtcacttaatttttaagtagGAGACTTGGTGCTCTGGAGAGTCGACACGCTTAAGCCAGTAGGGAAACTCGACACTAATTTGGAAAGACCTTATAAAATCACAGGAGTATTGGGACCTTATCCCAGCCATGGAATGTGCATAACTTTAAGCGATTCCATGCTTGTGTATAAAACACCTTATAAGCCCTGCCCCTAGACAGATATCTTCTCAAAATAAATCCTATCTTTGGGAAGGCACTTTATTAGAATAAGTCCTGCCTCTAAGGCCACCTTCTTAGAATAAGTCGTGCCCCTAGGCTGGTACCTTCTAGAATTAGTCTTGTCGTCAGACTGACACCTTCTCAGTATTACGATTAGCCTTATGTCAATACCTTCTCATAACAAGTTTCCTACCTACAAATAGAGTCTTTTTTAACTATGGTGCGgctacatatttataaataaataagcctACTTTTAGGTAGGCacatctccaaaaataagcCCTACTCCATACGGGCACATTACTCATGAGACAAACCTTGTTTCTAAATTGGCATTAGCACTAACAAAAGGCCTTGTGTTTAGCAGGCACCTGGTCTTGTAAACATCTTCATCCCCATGCAAGTACCTTACCAAAGTCAAAAGGGGACCGGAGTAAAACGGGAGTTCGCATCAATAGGTActtctttctaaaatttgtcGTATCTTCTATTTTAAACATGATAAACAAACTGAGCAAAGTTCCTAAGGAGACTCTGAAAAAGAGCTTATAATAAAGCAAATGGGAGATACACCTTCAACAATCCCGTAGAAAGGAAATCAAACCAAACATCCTAATTGTTACGAAGTCGAAAAGCTTGAAGCACAATTAAACAATCAACATAGGCGACAAGCCTCCAAATAAAgataaggaagaaaaataagatattgcATATAATCTTCCCCAATCAAACTGACAAGATGGGAGGAAATATTTagcaacaaaacaaaaaagtaaaaaattttcatcccaacAACAGAGCAGTACCACAATCATATTGATTTTTCtccatcattattttaaaaaaaaaggtacaaGTGCAGTCTTCTCCTCAGGGAGGGAGAGGCGACTTCTCATGGGTGATGTCTCTAGGGGTTGATTGCAACTTTCCTTAGGCTATGGCTTTAGGGAAGGCTCTTTGGGAGCATCCACCTTCATAGCAGCTGGCTCGTTGGCAGAAGAGGGAGCCTGCACCTCTTGCATCATGATCCCTAGTATATTTTCCAAATCctcatctaaaaaatatttcctaGCTATATCatttaacaatttaaaaatcttagtAAGAAGGGACATGGCGAGCAACCTGATTACCTGAATTTGTTGGGGGAGATTTTGAACAAGTGCTGGAGGAGCTGCAATGAAGGGGTTATAGGCACTTCCCGGAATAgcataaaaattgagaattgaaGTATCTGTCCCAGGGGGCGGGTACCCATGATTATTGTATAGCCTTTGGCATATTGTGAAGCCATGAATAAAAAAGGGTACCACTTTGTTAACCACCTCCCTATGGTATCAATATGACTTCTAGTGTTCTAACAGGCGGCTCTGCCAATAAAACTATAGATACCGCCAACCCTCATAAAAATTGGGGAAGTACAGGCGAGCATCCTCCCTTGCCTTCCTTAGAGCCTCAGTTGACTCTTCATCAAGTCTAATAGTTGTTCCTGCAGCCTTCGATTCTCTTTCTCTAACAGTTGGCATTTTCTCAGggtcttctttttttcttcctttagACGGTCCATATCCGCCACAAAGTGTTCCATGCTATCCTCCAGCCTCTTTTTCTCTAACACCAATCCCTGCAGGAGCTTAGAAATAGGCCATAATCCTCTTCACTCTTTTGTAGAAAAAGTGATGCGTATAAAGACCCCAATTTGTGGAAAATCTACAGCGTTGAATGGAAGAACCTCTGGCATCCCCAGACAAGCCAAAGAAGGAGGGGGAGGAGCTGTGGATAGTGTGATCACTTGGAGAGAGACTGTTGCTACGGGTTGGCTGGAGGAGCTTCCCTAAGCCCACTTGGAAGACCTTTGAGGGTTCCTGTTTGGTGCTTCTCTCTAGAATAACTGGAATTGGGATGCTGCCAAAAGTCCTCCCAATTGGGGTTGTCTGGCCCCTCCCAGGTCTGCCTTGAATGCTATCATTCAGCAACTTATTAAACATGATGTGCTTATAAAATAGAGAATAAAGAGGTGAAACAATGAAATATCCgaagaagaaacataaaaaatgagatctaGAACTAGTTATACCTAGAGGCTTCTCCAAGGTGGAGCTCAAGCCAAAGTGGAAAACGAGCCTTTCGTCCACCATGCCCCGACAATCATAGGGGTCGGTGTTCAACTCCTCCATGAAGCCGGACAAGGCTGGAATCCTCTCCCGAATAGAAAACAACATAATGGGAGGAAAGTAAGAATCCATTTGTGGAAATTCCAGCGGGAGAGAGGcagaacataaaaaaattccccCTCCAATTCTTAGGAGCAGGAAAAAGGCGAACACCATGGCAGAGGGAGAATTGAAAAATACCAGGTTCTgacttttttaattgaaaataggCAAGGAAATCTTTGCCTGAGAGGGAGACACtgtgataataaaaataatagaaaaaccGGTTAGAAGACAAAAGGAGTTGGGGGCTAACTGGTTCAAAGGAACCTTGAAAATGCGAGAGACTCCAGCATAAAGAaggagaataaaaaaaatgaaaacctGCCTTgaattagggagaaaaatatgcaaatagTTCTGGGTGAGGAGTTTGACAATGACTCTCAAGATAAAAGAAGAGTATGGCAAAACAACCAGGTGCTTAATTGTCTACTAAGCGGGAGGTGTCAGCATCTCAAAGGGTAGAGGGAATCCTACCTACCAGGATAGGGCTAGTAGCCCTCTCACCTTCACCGCCAACAATCATTTGCTCCTTTCCCTCCTTCTCCTCCTCCCCTGAGATAAGTTTTTTCATCATTGTCACCAAAACTTTATCCAAAGTATTAGAAATGTCATCGATCAAGTGCACTGAACTTTTTTCATCATTGTCACCAAAACTTTCTCCAAAGTATTAGAAATGTCATCGATCAAGTGCATTGAACGGTGGCCGTCCTTCTCAGGATCCACCAACGAGCCCCTCCATAACAAGATGAGCTGGGAACCATCCTCTTAGAAGTAGCCTCGTAGGGATCATAAACCGATCCCTCTCCTAGAAAGCGAATAGACTCGTTAGAAAACGCCATTAACAGATTAAGTAAAGCAAACACAAAGCAGAATCCttggaaggaaagaagagCAAAAGTTCAAGTaacaaagaaaacatagatgaaaagaggaagaagttAAATATACTTActagaataattaaatatgtgtAAGAAATTCAAGAGCTctagaatttttctttctctccaaACCATGTGGAAATTTAGAAAAGGAAGGGATGAATATGCAATAAGGGAGGAGAAGGGTGATAAGGTCTAGTGTCATGCATGAAACAGCCAGAAAACTCCCCATACCAAAATAGTGGGTACGCATAACCACCACCCACTCTGCCTAAAGGTCGAGTTCATGCTTATAAGGCATAATTGCAGGCTAAGATTAGCCATCAACTCACCCTAACAAAAGGCGAGTGATTCAAAGGAAGTCACCTTCTCTTGAGAATGAAGACTCTGCAAAGGGGATTTCCATCTCCAGGAGAAGGATAAGAAAAGGTCTCGGACGCGTGTCTTGACAAAGACTCACTACTTTGAGGAATGAGTTGGCACCCACCTCCtcaagggg
The window above is part of the Sesamum indicum cultivar Zhongzhi No. 13 linkage group LG2, S_indicum_v1.0, whole genome shotgun sequence genome. Proteins encoded here:
- the LOC105155487 gene encoding probable carotenoid cleavage dioxygenase 4, chloroplastic, coding for MRKHWKLIFTDRVTSSLPLCNLLIKMEALSSSFLPRFPDCNVSSAVGIAKNPQTKIIAIYSFTKFYESLMKLISNSAERIKFKTMHMHPISKNKTEKQSLLANMFRSVDDFICNHLDLPLRPSIDPQHVLFGNFAPVDELPPTPCEVVEGSLPSCLDGVYLRNGPNPQFIPRGPYHLFDGDGMLHMIKISRGKATFCSRYVKTYKYMVECDLGHPFFPSIFSSFNGLVASMARMGLNVARVLTGQFDPVINGIGTANTSVALISGKLYALGESDLPYEIKVTSNGDIRTIGRHDFDSSEPFMRMTAHPKVDPDTGETLAFRFHLVPPFLTFFRIGSDGRKRADVPIFSMKSTAMIHDFAVTKNYAIFNDGQMVISPVEILRGRSPMRFDPVKVPRLGVIDRYAKDESGMWWIDVPGFNMLHAVNAWEEDDGETLVVVASNLSSLELDLGRLDLAQSKLEKLKISVKAKKLVMRHPLSIKSLDFGVINPVYAGKKNRYAYAVVITPRMGMEVVKLDLSLSSKDCEDCVVGSRMHEPGCIGGEPFFVPNDPATDEDDGFLVTYVHDEMTQVSKFLVMDAKSPTLQIVAAVNLPRRVPAGFHGLFVSQSHLTKLCRND